Genomic DNA from Nitratidesulfovibrio vulgaris str. Hildenborough:
GCGACATGTCGACGCACGACAGCCTGCTGGCATTGCCGCAGCACCTCTCTCAAGCGATGGCCGACATCAGGTCGCAACGCGAGGTGGGCGTGATGCATGCCGGGTACACAGTGTTCCATGTCCCGCTGAACGACCTCGGGTGGCATCTGCTCCTTACCATGCCGACACGCAACATCGCCAACGACGCGCTCTTCGCGGCCCTGCCTGTCGGGGGCATCCTCGTACTGCTGGCCGTCAGCATCTGGCTGCTCTACATCCTTGCCGTGGCCTTGCGCACGAATCGTGAACTCTCCATCCGTGACAGTCTCACCGGGCTGCACAACAGGCGCTTCTTCGACGAGGTGCTGGCCATGGAACTGGCACGGGCGGCACGGGGGGAACGGGGATTCGGGCTGCTCATCGTGGATGTCGACCGCTTCAAGGAGTTCAACGACACCTACGGACACGCCGAAGGCGACCTCGCCTTGCAACATCTGGCGCGCGTTCTCGTGTCATCTTCGCGCGAACTTGTGGACATGGCGTACCGTCTTGGCGGCGAGGAATTCGCCATCATCGCCCATGTGGACGACGCGCTTCAGCTGGATGACGTGGCACGCCGGGTATGCGCAGAGTTGCGAAGCCTTTCGCTGCCCCACACCGCAAGTCGAAGCGGTATCCTTTCGGTCTCCATCGGCGGGGCCATGCTACAGTCGGGCGAGGTCTCCACGGCGGACACACTCTACCGCAGGGCCGACACGGCACTCTACCGCGCCAAACAGGCCGGACGTGACACGCACTGGATAGACGGGCTTACACACCCCGCCCCTTCACTCTGACACGCTACAGAAGCTGGACCGCGCTGCAACCCGACAAGCCGCGACGCCCCAGACGCAAGCGGACATGCCGACCCGTTATGGCGACTCAGGTATGACCGCCTGCCATGACGACCAGTCACGGCGGCCAGTCACGGCGGCCCGGTATGACCGGATGTTTCATGACACTGGCAGGATGACACCGCCATTCCGGCCTCCCCGCCACTAGCCCCCAGGAGAGACGGCGAAGAAACCGGCAACACGGTCTTTCATGGCCCGCGCGACACTGAAGGGGAAGCACCATGCAAGAGGGGCGGCAATCTTTTGCCGCCCCTCTTGCATGGTCGCCACAACACGACAAACAACCAACTAATATATATGACATTCATGCCACGACTTTTTCGGGCATGAACTCAACGGGCCGACTTCATGTCGTGTGCGTTTCAGAATCGCAACGCATACTCCGCAAACTTGTAGCGCAGGGTACGCGGGCTCACTCCCAGCAGGCGGGCCGCCTCGCCCTTGTTGCCGCCAGTGGCGCGCATGGCCTTGAGGATGACGCGCACCTCGGCCTCTCGTCTGGCCCGGTCGAGGCTCAGGTCTTCCGGCACCTCGTGGGGCACCCCCACCTCCACCGCAGCGGCTGAACGCAACTCAAGCGGCAGATGTTCAGGCCCGAGAACGCCTTCCGGCGCGAGCAACGCGATGCGTTCCACAAGATTCTTGAGCTCGCGCACGTTCCCCGGCCACTGGTACGCCGCCAGCGCCTGTTCCGTCTCCGGGGCGAAACGGACACCGGGCCGATGGTACTTGTCGCCATAATGGGTCAGGAAATGCCGTGCCAGCGGCACGACCTCCTCCTTGCGGGCACGCAAGGGCGGAAGGACCACGGGAATGACATTGAGCCTGTAGAAGAGGTCGGCCCTGAACTGCCCCTGCCCCACCATCTCCTGCAAATCACGGTTCGAGGCGGCGACGATACGCGCCTGAAACGGGATGTCACGCTGCCCGCCGATGCGCCTGAAACGCTTCTCTTCCAGCACCCGCAGGAAATCCGCCTGATTGGCACCGGGTATCTCGCCCACTTCGTCAAGGAAGAGCGTCCCCTCCGAAGCGAGCTCGAAACATCCCTGACTCATTCTGTGCGCCCCGGTGAACGCCCCCTGCTCATGGCCGAAGAACTTGTCGGCGAAGAGCTCACCCTCGTGGACTCCGCAATTGACTGCCACAAAAGGCTTTTTGGCTCGAATGCCCATATCGTGGATGAGACGGGCGAAGAGTTCCTTGCCCGTTCCCGTCTCACCATGAATGAGCACTGGCGCATCGGAGGAGGCGACTTGCGACGCAAGCACCCGCAACCTTTGCATGACGCCTGACAGAAGCAGGAAGTCCGTTCCGTTCTGAAGCGTTTCGCGCTGGGGCGATACCGTCCCCTCAATGGGAAGAGAATTGCCGCTATGCGGTAATTTTTTGCCGCTCATGGAGTCTTGATAGCTTGTAATCCGTGGAACGGCAAGCGCTCACCGCTGGCACGGAACTTGTTATACATGTCACAAGTCCACGACAAAAAGCATTGCACAACTCGCAACCATGCTTTTTTACGGACTTCTATCGCTACAATGCGGCAGACCAGTCCACGGAGAAGAAATAACCGGAGGAATGGGAACCGCGTCACCGTGTTGGTTGTTTCATTTGTGTTTCAATGTTTCAAAAGAGGACAACACCGTATGAAAACCCGCAACGCGACGAGGCTCCTCTGCCTGCTCACCTGCGTAGCCCTGGCCGGGGTGGCCCTGCTTCTCATGGCCATGCCCGCGACAGCCACCAGTGCCGCACAAGACGTGGCCCAGTCGGTCACCCAGTCCGCAGCGGCCCTACCCGGCAACCATCCGTGGTGGTTCTGGCCCACCACACTGCTGTTCTTCTGTTTCATTCTCGGCATCATCGCCGTTCTCGCCGGTGTGGGCGGCGGCGTGCTCTTCGTTCCGCTGGTCAGCGGCTTCTTCCCCTTCCACCTCGACTTCGTCCGCGGCGCGGGTCTTCTGGTGGCCCTCGCCGGTGCCCTCGCCGCCGGCCCGGGCCTTCTCAAGCGCAACCTCGCCAGTCTCCGCCTCGCACTTCCGGTGGCCCTCATCGCCTCCAGCTGCGCCATCGTGGGCGCCATGCTGGGCCTCGCCCTGCCCACCAACATCGTGCAGATATTCCTCGGTGCCACCATCCTCTTCATCGCGTGCCTGCTCCTGTTCTCCAAGAACTCGGTACGCCCCGAAGTGAAACAGCAGGACGCCATCGGCCTCGCCCTCGGCCTTCAGGGCGCCTTCATCGAACCCACCACCGGTGAGACCGTGGAATGGAAGACCCACCGCACGCTTCCCGGTCTGCTGCTGTTCATCATCATCGGCATCATGGCGGGCATGTTCGGCCTTGGCGCAGGCTGGGCCAACGTTCCGGTGCTCAACCTGCTGATGGGCGTTCCGCTGAAGGTCGCCGTGGGAACCTCCAAGTTCCTGCTCTCCATCACCGACACCTCGGCAGCGTGGGTCTACCTGAATCAGGGCTGTGTCATCCCGCTGATGGCCATTCCCTCGATCGTCGGCCTGATGCTCGGTTCAGTGGTCGGCGTGCGTCTGCTCGCCGTGGCCAAGCCCAAGTTCATCCGCTACATGGTCATCGGCGTTCTGATATTCGCCGGAGCCAAAGCCCTGCTCAAGGGCCTCGGCATCTAAGGAGGTCGCACAATGTCGCTTTCCACCAAGGCTTCTCCGGCGCAGCTGCGCTACGCCAACATGCTCTTCTACGGCTGCTGGTCTTCGCTGGCACTCATGGTCATCACCTACGTGCTGTATGTCAGTGGCATCATCACCCCCCACGTGCCACTCGAGCAGGTCACACAGCTGTGGGGACAGCGCGTGGACGTCTACCTCGCACAGGGCAACATCCCCACAGGCTGGGGCTGGCTCGCGCTCATCGGGCAGGGCGACTTCATGAACTTCATCGGCATCGTGCTGCTGGCGGGCATGACCATCATCTGCTACGTGCCGCTGGTCTTCGCCTTCATCCGCAGCAAGGAGCCCATCATGTTCTGGGTGGCCGTTGGCGAAATCGTCGTGCTGTGCGTGGCGGCATCGGGCATCTTCGGTTCCGGCGGACACTAGGCAACCTGTAGGCAACGCCGTATGGTGTGTCGTGCGGGGGCGTTAGCCGCCGCACACACGACACCCCAAAGGCGGTACAGCGTGATGAAGCAAGCATCCCTGCCAGCAGGTGCCCGGATAGCCGGGCTCGTCGGGCGCGAACTCGCGCTCGGCCCGGTCTTCGACGCCATCCCCACCGGGTTGGCGGTGCTCGATGCCGACCTGCGCATATGCCTGATGAACCGCGCCCTTGAGACCATGACGGGGTTCACCACCGCCGAGGTGGCGGGCATCCCCTGCCGGCATGTCCTTCGGGCCAGCGTATGCCTGCACCGCTGCCCTACCCGCACCGCTGTCTGCGATGCCACCGGCGGCAACGCGCCATGCCATGCACAAGAAGGCGACCTGCTCAACCGCCATCGCCGCCGCATTCCCGTGCGCCTGACCCTCGCCCCTCTCCATGATGCGCAGGGGCAGCTGTGCGGCTGGCTGCATACCGCCGAAGACCTTTCGCTCGTCCGTGAGCTTGAAGAACGGTGCAGCAAGGGGCAGGCATCCGGGCCACTGGTGGG
This window encodes:
- a CDS encoding sigma-54 interaction domain-containing protein; translation: MSGKKLPHSGNSLPIEGTVSPQRETLQNGTDFLLLSGVMQRLRVLASQVASSDAPVLIHGETGTGKELFARLIHDMGIRAKKPFVAVNCGVHEGELFADKFFGHEQGAFTGAHRMSQGCFELASEGTLFLDEVGEIPGANQADFLRVLEEKRFRRIGGQRDIPFQARIVAASNRDLQEMVGQGQFRADLFYRLNVIPVVLPPLRARKEEVVPLARHFLTHYGDKYHRPGVRFAPETEQALAAYQWPGNVRELKNLVERIALLAPEGVLGPEHLPLELRSAAAVEVGVPHEVPEDLSLDRARREAEVRVILKAMRATGGNKGEAARLLGVSPRTLRYKFAEYALRF
- a CDS encoding sulfite exporter TauE/SafE family protein gives rise to the protein MKTRNATRLLCLLTCVALAGVALLLMAMPATATSAAQDVAQSVTQSAAALPGNHPWWFWPTTLLFFCFILGIIAVLAGVGGGVLFVPLVSGFFPFHLDFVRGAGLLVALAGALAAGPGLLKRNLASLRLALPVALIASSCAIVGAMLGLALPTNIVQIFLGATILFIACLLLFSKNSVRPEVKQQDAIGLALGLQGAFIEPTTGETVEWKTHRTLPGLLLFIIIGIMAGMFGLGAGWANVPVLNLLMGVPLKVAVGTSKFLLSITDTSAAWVYLNQGCVIPLMAIPSIVGLMLGSVVGVRLLAVAKPKFIRYMVIGVLIFAGAKALLKGLGI